From a region of the Lactuca sativa cultivar Salinas chromosome 4, Lsat_Salinas_v11, whole genome shotgun sequence genome:
- the LOC111894595 gene encoding DNA-directed RNA polymerase I subunit 1-like — protein MNVHLPQDEISRSEAYNIVNANNQYIVPARGDTVRGLIEDHIVSSVLLTMQDTFLNSEQFNQLLYASGVFNGGNSRHGKNSSTDKGCFVKPVLPAVWKPKPLWTGKQVITALLNHLTRGYTPCIVHNNVKIP, from the exons ATGAATGTTCATTTACCACAAGATGAAATCTCACGTTCTGAAGCTTATAACATTGTGAATGCAAACAATCAGTATATAGTTCCAGCAAGGGGAGATACTGTTAGAGGCTTAATCGAAGATCATATTGTCAGTTCTGTTCTTCTCACAATGCAAGATACATTTTTAAACAGTGAACAGTTCAATCAACTTCTTTATGCTTCTGGTGTTTTTAATGGAGGTAATTCAAGACATGGTAAAAATTCATCTACCGATAAAGGCTGCTTTGTGAAGCCTGTTCTTCCAGCTGTCTGGAAGCCAAAGCCTCTTTGGACAGGAAAACAA GTGATAACAGCGTTGTTAAATCATCTGACTAGAGGTTATACGCCTTGTATTGTTCATAACAACGTGAAGATACCATAA